CGTGGCAGGTGATGCACGCGCTGTCGGCGGCCGCCGCCGGTCCCGCCGCGAGCGCGAGCAGGCCGATCGCCGCCATGGTCAATGCCGCTGCCTTCTTCATCCCTTCCCTCCCTGCGTGTGGTGGTGGACTGCGGTTGCCCGCGAACACGGGGGCGGGCCGCTGCCCGCCCCCACCTTGAAGACGCCTGACGGGACCCTTGCGCCGTGCTAGACGGGGACGCCCGTGGTCTGGGCGCGCTCGGAGACGACGTCGCCGCGCACGCCGACGACCACCTCGCGCACCGGCAGGTCCGCCCGCCCCGAGAGCTGGATCGCCTTCTGCACCGCCCAGGAGAGGCCGCCGCAGCAGGGGACCTCCATCCTGACGACCGTGACGCCCGTGATGCCGCCCTCGGCCATGATCCCGGCGAGCTTCGGGATCACGAAGTCCTGCTCGCCGAATTTCGGGCACTGGATGACGACCGACGCGCCCTTGAGGAACCGCCGGTGGAAGTCGCCGAACGCCACCGGCGCGCAGTCCGCGGCGACGACCAGCTCCTTGCCGCGGAAGAACGGCGCGCCGGGGCCGACCAGCTGCAGCTTGACCGGCCAGTGGCCGAGTTCGGAGCGGACCTCGCCGGCGGGAGCGCCCGCCGTCGCCGGACGCTCGTGGACGATGGCGCGCGAGGATGGGCAGACGAACCCGCCGCCGTGGTGGCCGTGCCCGCGGTGCGCGTGGTGCCCCTCGTGGTGCCCATGGTGGCCGTGGTGGTGCCCGCCGTGGGCGGGCGCCGGCTCGCGGCCGATCGCCTTGAGGTGCTTCTCCACCACCGTCTCGTCGAAGGCGTCGGCGTCGCGCTCCTCGATCGTGATCGCCCCTTCGGGGCACTCGCCCAGGCAGGCCCCGAGGCCGTCGCAGAGGTTCTCGGCCACGAGGCGGGCCTTGCCGTCGATCACCTGGATCGCGCCTTCGGCGCAGTTCGGGACGCACAGTCCGCAGCCGTTGCACTTCTCCGCGTCGATGTGGACGATCTTGCGCTTCATCTTCCGTCTCCTCCTGCCGCCCGCGGCGGCCGCGTCGTTGCGGTGTCGCTGTCGGAGGGAAACGTAGCACCCGTCCCGGAACGGGTCTTTGACTTGGGTCAAACATAGGTCCTGTCCGCGAATCGCGCACCGCACCCGCCGCAACGCGGTCCGGACGTTCCCAGGCCGGGCCACGACCCGAGGACGCCTGTTCCGTTCGGTCCGCGTGCCCGCGGGGGCGGGGCGGTGCCGTGCGGCCGCTTCGTTACGCGCTCGACCTGGGCCTGTCCGGTCCTCCGCTCGAAACGCATAACTCGCCCCTGCGGGGCTCAAACAATGCGTTTCGCCCTACGGGCCGCTCCGGTCCGGCCGCCCAGGTTCCCTCGCGCTCCACCATGCGTCCGCCCGTCACCGCCCCGCCCCCGCTCAGTGAACGTGCCCGCTGTTAGCGTTGGCTTCAGCGAGGCGGCGGGTTTGCTCCCGCAGGGAGATAGAGTGGAGCGGCCGTGAAGCCGGCGAACGGGCCGAGGGCGGTCCCGCAGGGACGCGGGCTGTTGTTTGAGCCCGCAGGGCGAGTTACAGCCCGCGAGCCCCCGGACCATTCGCCGGTAGGCCGCGGAAACCCACGACCGAGGGAGCGGGCCCGCCGCCTCGCGCACTCGCCCGACAGCGCCAGGGCGAGACGGAAGTGAACAGGCGACCCCGGGCCGTGGCCCGGCACGGGAACGGGACGGAAACGTCAGGAAGCCAGGTCGCGGAGGGCGGCGAGGTCCTTGATCGTGATCTCGCGCTCCTCGACCTCGATCACGCCCTCGTCGCGCAGCTTCGCGAACGCCCGCGACAGCGTCTCCGCCACCGTCCCGAGGTGCGCGGCCAGCTCCCCCTTGTTCACCGCCAGGCGCACCCGCGCCCCGTCGGCGAGCGCGGTCGGCCGCTGCCGCAGCGCCTCCGCGAGCAGGTAACCGGCGAGCCGCGAGGGCACGGCCTTCGAGTACTCCGCGATCAGGTCCGTCAGCCGCCGCACCCACAGCGCCGAGCCGGCAAGCAGCTTGAACGCGATGTCCGTGCGCTTCTTGACCAGGCGGAACAGCTCCTCGCGCGGGATGAAGGCCACCCCGCTGGCCTCGAGCGCCTGCGCCGAGGCGGGATAGGAGCGCCCGACAAACAGGGCGACCTCGGCGAAGGTCTCGCCCGGGAAGATGAAGTGCAGGATCTGCTCGCGCCCGTCCGGCGCGGTCTTGAAGACCTTGAGCTTGCCCGAGGCGCAGACGAAGAAGCCTTTCGCCTCGTCGCCCTCGGCGAAGAGCGCCCCGCCCCGCGGCACCTCCCGCAGCGTGGCCATCGCCGCGAGCGCCGCGAGGTCCTCGGGGTCGAGCCCCGAGAAGATCGGGGCCCGGCGCAGAATCTCCGCGAGGCCCGGTGCGCCCTTGCCCATGACGGCGCGACTATAGCACGCGGGCCGGCGGGACGAGCGGCCGCGGTGCTATAATCCGCGGGCGATCAACGGTTTCGACGACTGAAGAGAGGGCCCGCGGGATGACGCACGACTTCAATTTCCTGGCCACGGGGATCGGCAGCCTGCCCCTGACGGACCCGGCTGCGGCCGTGGCGCTCGCACTGCGCTACCTCCCCGAAGCGCCGATCTGGCCGCAGCTGCCGAAGCGCGGATATCGCGAGCACATGGGCGGCCAGTACGCCGAGGGCCTCCCCGGCCTCGTCGAGGACCCCGCGCGGGAGAGCTTCTCGATCGATTCCTCCCGCGATCTCACCGGCGAGCTCGAGCGTTTCTTCGAGCGCTACCTCGCGCGGGACCTCGGGCACTTCGCGATCTCGGAGGCACACGCCGCCGGGCTGCACGCGCTGCTGCGCGCGCTCGAGACGGGCGGGCCGCCGCCGGGCGCCCGCTTTCTCAAGGGCCACGTCACCGGACCGCTGACCGCGGGGCTCTCGCTCAAGGATGAACAGGGCCGCGACATCATCCACAACGAGCTGCTCTTCGACGTCGTCGTCAAGAACCTGGCGCTGAAGGCGGCCTGGCAGGTCGAGGTCCTCGGCCGCTTCGGCCGGCCGGTGATCGTCTTCATCGACGAGCCGGCGATGGAGACCCTCGGCTCGGCGTTCTCC
Above is a genomic segment from bacterium containing:
- a CDS encoding 4Fe-4S binding protein, encoding MKRKIVHIDAEKCNGCGLCVPNCAEGAIQVIDGKARLVAENLCDGLGACLGECPEGAITIEERDADAFDETVVEKHLKAIGREPAPAHGGHHHGHHGHHEGHHAHRGHGHHGGGFVCPSSRAIVHERPATAGAPAGEVRSELGHWPVKLQLVGPGAPFFRGKELVVAADCAPVAFGDFHRRFLKGASVVIQCPKFGEQDFVIPKLAGIMAEGGITGVTVVRMEVPCCGGLSWAVQKAIQLSGRADLPVREVVVGVRGDVVSERAQTTGVPV
- a CDS encoding Crp/Fnr family transcriptional regulator gives rise to the protein MGKGAPGLAEILRRAPIFSGLDPEDLAALAAMATLREVPRGGALFAEGDEAKGFFVCASGKLKVFKTAPDGREQILHFIFPGETFAEVALFVGRSYPASAQALEASGVAFIPREELFRLVKKRTDIAFKLLAGSALWVRRLTDLIAEYSKAVPSRLAGYLLAEALRQRPTALADGARVRLAVNKGELAAHLGTVAETLSRAFAKLRDEGVIEVEEREITIKDLAALRDLAS
- a CDS encoding methionine synthase, producing the protein MTHDFNFLATGIGSLPLTDPAAAVALALRYLPEAPIWPQLPKRGYREHMGGQYAEGLPGLVEDPARESFSIDSSRDLTGELERFFERYLARDLGHFAISEAHAAGLHALLRALETGGPPPGARFLKGHVTGPLTAGLSLKDEQGRDIIHNELLFDVVVKNLALKAAWQVEVLGRFGRPVIVFIDEPAMETLGSAFSAAAPELVAEKLEEVIAAIHEGGGIAGIHCCGNADWPLLFGTQVDIVNFDAFDYLERVLLFPAEVAAFLARGGALAWGIVPTSGSTGTETAAGLIERLEGGFARLGAAGIARETLVRQGIVTPSCGLGSLSPAQAEAALRLTLEISARLRRQPA